One genomic segment of Besnoitia besnoiti strain Bb-Ger1 chromosome VII, whole genome shotgun sequence includes these proteins:
- a CDS encoding hypothetical protein (encoded by transcript BESB_079680) has product MDVCCFALMLEYMYTETVLQVPSPLVQAASDQPSETLLRLMEYGSMYFMRGLVNVCAALLSPLVDVSNVCRVYTAANLLRLDRLLFRCAAVMAESIDALLPRRDFHDLVLSSAHSVENREEVDSIPVVEEITDALAQIYGIAQSPEETEGALEWTLPPGVLPFTSDGAEAEETSASRGTSATLRLHAEASTCLSPSTSAPPSDSEGAHGRRSRRGDGGRVAGGGERAAANRRARRQGRFGGGSQRLRESPSQQRTHLPVAPDVLLMRSLYQEKAEQIDQLLAHLQLDA; this is encoded by the exons ATGGAcgtctgctgcttcgccctgATGCTCGAGTACATGTATACGGAGACAGTCCTTCAGGTTCCCTCGCCTCTGGTTCAAGCCGCCTCGGACCAGCCGTCAgagacgctgctgcgccttaTGGAATACGGGAGCATGTACTTCATGCGGG GCCTCGTGAATGTGTGTGCGGCGTTGCTGTCGCCTCTCGTGGACGTCTCCAACGTCTGCAGGGTCTACACCGCGGCGAATCTCCTTCGGCTCGACCGACTGCTGTTTCGCTGTGCGGCGGTGATGGCGGAGAGCATCGACGCGCTTTTACCGAGGCGGGACTTCCACGATCTCGTCCTTTCATCTGCCCACTCTGTTGAAAACCGCGAGGAAGTCGACTCCATCCCAGTTGTAGAGGAGATCAccgacgcgctcgcgcagatTTACGGCATCGCGCAGAGCCCCGAAGAAACTGAGGGCGCCCTGGAG TGGACGCTTCCGCCAGGGGTGCTGCCGTTTacgagcgacggcgcagaagcagaagagacgtCAGCGAGCCGGGGCACCTCCGCGACCTTGAGGCTCCACGCCGAAGCCTCCAcgtgcctctcgccgtcgacgtccgcgccgccttcggaTTCAGAGGGCGCGCacgggaggcgcagcagacgggGAGATGGCGGCAGGGTTGCCGGcgggggcgagcgcgcggcggcgaacagACGAGCCCGACGCCAAGGGCGATTTGGAGGCGGCTCGCAGAGGTTGCGGGAAAGTCCCTCTCAACAGCGAACGCACTTGCCCGTCGCGCCCGACGTGCTGCTCATGCGGAGTCTCTATCAAGAGAAAGCTGAACAGATCGACCAGCTCCTGGCACACCTACAGCTCGACGCGTGA
- a CDS encoding hypothetical protein (encoded by transcript BESB_079670), producing the protein MYGALNDAIRAILRRYRRTVVIHQDRYSQFIRALFTSCPLSDCTITIGGELPLSARFYGPLALSAPSPSSPLPAADLPSPAAPSGVRSASPRTQQVACGFPAVSDASWPWRGDDAEDWFVLVDRLSLPRGNADHLTQIGGAGPGCIPLNRRHASHGHAASSFIQEHRSRGFSGQDSRGERRRSRAYRPFGAMRRSRRSPSQRLIKKDSDRTARADSRSASLLSLLFERNIRPLSLRRPSARHLSRGLSGAAPPPRYEADQPADRGGAPQRRLERLCSMQNESYYSSPAPDSAHPSSLAFHRPARGSVASVSYRQADSFSSRVQASDQAQDRPESSFFPHGSRSTSLPAFSFASLPGRACRSTEASEDPRFLPHVSGSLESSSPVSTCDPAAGPAPDGRRPLSLDFVSQILRNPYVAALPVHAVRLAPDATVVNAHKLILACRSPFFHEELSKSYCLSRSLLNIPLSRGGNSRASKAPRGPGASHGANEHGEGRRQIPGGADVCGGAAAHMAGLGFRVRRSSETSPDRSLSCNPNVASVQRPAACSPVAELLKSHPSMLLQLIRYLYADEVEIPLKDVSAFVKLAKAFRLEDLWKRVEEEKTCIDSHMHRQSSRKVLAAPQTLGLSPRKDFPAILAGDLRSAVVSIFRHAEKQLHAIQLAQEKAPRSSRSDGDDGGGGSAGRCQKPRRGRHETSGGAAERPANGMWRGAGRSRNIHGKRGMEQTATESDELEDSRGGHREERQGLTLSVDSQEPEAKAEVIPSGCAEELGEKRARQLTHDEDLTFKNQSQHSTEEGGAQIKQEQTQGEAQTTKPRGVKERGEDRTPHLSLSGMTEERAAAGDQQNRKETCKASLEAGAEKQEPGGDCGKNEGFVDVFLSCADLCVYVGASQTPFPCHRFIVEKRSEYLATLLHSSFREVKVPPPCPVVLDGTLSPLDLSSCARPRAPGDRCLENSSSPLSSAPSSFLSSETRPPYLPAAASSASRCPLRSCPPSSSASSAVSSSAPYSSVSPPCVASTSCSRTSPPSPSRLDSTPSSLSVRSPVAASFQSLPSPLPPCRLISPVIAASSVSDSSACCASTVSAGSVNSTRAPLRRRTSHSPPHPLQGEPARSSSLPSSSALLSVSSAAAARPAALPSPASKEEGTAQDARWTGR; encoded by the coding sequence ATGTATGGCGCCCTGAATGACGCGATTCGTGCAATTTTGAGAAGATACCGCCGCACGGTGGTGATTCACCAGGACCGCTATTCCCAGTTCATTCGAGCACTGTTTACCTCCTGTCCTCTATCGGACTGTACCATCACCATAGGTGGAGAGCTTCCGTTGTCTGCGCGCTTCTACGGCCCactcgcgctctctgcgccttcaccTAGTTCGCCGTTGCCGGCCGCCGACCTGCCTTCGCCAGCAGCTCCCTCTGGTGTACGgagtgcgtcgccgcgaacACAGCAGGTCGCATGCGGGTTCCCTGCAGTGTCTGATGCATCATGGCCTTGGCGAGGAGATGACGCGGAGGACTGGTTTGTCCTCGTGGATCGGCTCAGTCTTCCTCGTGGCAATGCCGACCATCTGACGCAGATAGGGGGTGCGGGACCGGGGTGCATTCCACTGAAccgccgccacgcgtcgCATGGCCACGCGGCCTCGTCATTCATCCAAGAGCATCGGAGTCGCGGATTCAGCGGGCAGGACAGTCGAGGCGAAAGGCGACGGTCACGCGCCTACCGTCCCTTCGGAGCCATGAGGCGAAGTCGTCGTAGCCCTTCGCAGCGTTTGATCAAGAAAGACAGCGACAgaacggcgcgcgcagactcgcggtctgcttctcttctttctcttctcttcgagAGAAATATCCGCCCGCTTTCTTTGCGCCGTCCCTCCGCCCGCCACCTCTCGCGGGGTCTGTCGGgggccgccccgcctccaCGTTATGAGGCCGACCAACCTGCggaccgcggaggcgcgccgcagcggaggcttGAACGCCTCTGTTCAATGCAGAACGAATCCTACTACTCTTCGCCCGCACCAGACTCGGCGCATCCATCGTCCCTGGCCTTTCATCGCCCAGCACGCGGGTCTGTCGCGTCTGTGTCTTACCGCCAAGCTGATTCTTTCTCCTCTAGGGTGCAGGCCTCCGACCAGGCTCAGGATCGACCTGAGTCTTCATTCTTCCCGCATGGGTCGCGGAGTACCTCTCTGCCTGCTTTTTctttcgcgtcgctgcccgGTCGGGCTTGCCGGTCTACGGAAGCGAGCGAAGACCCCCGGTTCCTCCCTCACGTCTCCGGTTCTCTCGAGTCTTCGTCCCCTGTCTCCACCTGTGACCCCGCGGCCGGTCCTGCCCCTGATGGCCGTCGGCCGCTTAGCCTTGACTTCGTTTCGCAAATTCTGCGGAATCCGTACGTCGCGGCTCTGCCTGTTCATGCAGTTCGCCTGGCTCCCGACGCGACCGTGGTGAATGCACACAAGTTAATTTTGGCGTGCCGCTCCCCATTCTTCCACGAGGAACTCTCTAAGTCGTATTGTCTCTCGCGTTCGCTGCTGAATATTCCGCTCAGTCGCGGTGGgaactcgcgcgcgtcgaaaGCCCCGCGGGGGCCTGGAGCCTCTCACGGTGCAAACGAAcacggcgaaggcagacgGCAGATCCCAGGGGGAGCAGACGTGTGTGGAGGTGCTGCAGCACACATGGCGGGCTTGGGATTTCGAGTGAGAAGGTCTTCGGAGACGTCGCCGGACCGATCTCTGTCCTGCAATCCGAACGTGGCAAGCGTGCAGCGCCCGGCAGCCTGCTCCCCTGTTGCTGAACTGCTGAAGTCCCACCCGTCCATGCTCCTGCAGCTTATTCGCTACTTGTACGCAGACGAAGTGGAGATTCCGTTGAAAGACGTCAGCGCCTTCGTGAAGCTCGCCAAAGCGTTCAGGCTTGAGGACCTCTGGAAACGGgttgaagaggagaagaccTGTATCGACAGCCACATGCATCGGCAGAGCTCGCGGAAggtgctcgccgcgccgcagaccctTGGCCTGAGTCCGCGGAAAGACTTCCCCGCGATCCTCGCTGGAGATCTTCGCAGCGCGGTCGTCAGCATTTTCAGGCATGCAGAGAAACAGCTGCATGCGATCCAGCTGGCGCAAGAAAAAGCTCCACGCTCAAgtcgcagcgacggcgacgacggcggaggaggatCGGCTGGGCGATGCCAAaagcctcgccgcggaagacacgAGACtagcggaggcgcggcggagagaccTGCGAATGGGATGTGGAGGGGTGCaggcagaagcagaaacATTCACGGAAAGCGAGGCATGGAGCAGACAGCCACCGAAAGTGACGAATTAGAAGACTCGCGTGGGGgccacagagaggagaggcagggTCTCACTCTCTCGGTCGACAGCCAAGAGCCGGAAGCGAAAGCAGAGGTGATTCCCAGCGGTTGTGCAGAAGAACTaggagagaagcgagccAGGCAATTGACTCACGACGAAGATCTCACCTTCAAGAACCAATCCCAGCACAGCActgaggaaggcggcgcccagATCAAGCAAGAGCAGACGCAAGGCGAAGCGCAGACAACGAAACCACGCGGAGTaaaagagagaggcgaggatAGAACGCCTCACCTCTCGCTGTCAGGCATGACAgaggagcgcgcggcagcgggcgaccAGCAGAACAGGAAGGAGACATGCAAGGCAAGCTTAGAAGCAGGAGCTGAAAAACAGGAGCCGGGCGGTGACTGTGGGAAGAACGAGGGGTTCGTAGACGTCTTTCTGTCTTGCGCTGACCTCTGCGTGTATGTTGGAGCGTCGCAAACGCCTTTCCCCTGCCACAGGTTCATCGTGGAAAAGCGAAGTGAGTATCTCGCGACGCTTTTGCATTCGTCGTTTCGAGAGGTTAAAGTCCCGCCTCCCTGCCCTGTAGTCCTCGACGGAACCTTGTCGCCTCTCGACCTCTCCAGCTGCGCACGCCCGCGAGCACCTGGTGATCGGTGCCTTGAGAACTCCTcatctcctctctcgtccgCCCCTTcgtccttcctctcttcagAGACGCGTCCTCCTTATTtgcctgcagcggcctctTCAGCGTCTCGTTGTCCTTTGCGTTCCTGTCCCCCGTCGTCGTCAGCTTCGTCTGCAGTCTCCTCATCTGCTCCTTattcctctgtctctcctccctgCGTCGCTTCTACGTCTTGTTCCCGtacttctccgccttcgccctctcgGTTGGATTCGACGCCCTCGTCACTCTCCGTGCGTTCGCCTGTGGCTGCGTCCTTCCAGTCTCTCCCATCTCCATTGCCGCCATGTCGGTTGATTAGTCCGGTCatcgcggcctcgtcggtCTCTGATTCTTCGGCTTGTTGCGCGTCCACTGTATCGGCTGGCTCTGTTAACTCAACTCGCGCGCCACTCCGTCGTCGAACCTCTCATAGCCCGCCACATCCTCTTCAAGGTGAGCCCGCTCGCTCGTCGTCAttgccgtcttcttctgcgctgctttcggtctcttcggcggcggcggcgcggccagcggcgctgccctcccCCGCATCGAAAGAGGAAGGAACGGCGCAGGATGCGAGATGGACGGGGCGCtag